The sequence below is a genomic window from Nicotiana tomentosiformis chromosome 6, ASM39032v3, whole genome shotgun sequence.
GACTCGTTGCAATACCTCAACGTTTCACTTAATTCACTTACAGGCCACCTAGAACAACTTCATCAATATAATCTAAGGATTCTTGATTTTAAGTTCAACTTCCTTCAAGGTCCAGTACCTTCATCCATTTGTAACCTGAGTAGCCTTGAATTATTGGATTTATCACGCAACAACTTCAGCGAATCAATTCCAATTTGCTTTGGCAGCATGGCTGAGCTATTGGTGTTGGATTTGAGAAAGAATAATTTCAGCGGGAGTCTTCCACCATTGTGTACTCAGAGCACTTCATTGACGACCATTGTCTTGAATGGTAATCAATTTGAAGGACATGTCCCTCTGTCGTTGCTCAATTGTCATCGTTTAGAGGTCCTTGATGTGGGTAATAACgctataaatgacacatttccAGCTTGGTTAGGAACTCTTCAAATGTTGCAAGTCCTTATATTTAAGTCGAACAGGTTTCATGGACCTTTAAGTCCTTGCCAAACTAAGTTTTGCTTTCCCATGTTGAGGATTTTCGATCTTTCTCTAAACGAATTCAGTGGCTCACTGCATGCAAAAGTATTTGACAACTTCAAATCAATGACAAAATTAGATGGATCAGACAAAGGCGAGATCAAATATATGGAACTGCATAATGTTGGCATATATGACATAATGTATAAGGATTCAGTGAGGTTGGTGATTAAAGGCCAGGATATTGAGCTAGAAAGAATCACTACAATAATGACGGCCATTGATCTCTCAAGCAACCATTTTGAAGGTGTAATTCCGAAAACACTAAAGGATCTTGGCTCACTTTGGCTACTCAATTTATCCCATAACAATTTCAAAGGTGATATTCCAACAAAACTGGGGCAATTGAATATGCTTGAAATGTTAGAtctctcttggaatcgactcgCAGGAAATATTCCAAGGGAATTGACAAGACTAAACTTTCTGGCAGTCTTAAACCTCTCTCAGAATCGTCTAGTTGGACTGATTCCTCAAGGTctacaattcgacacattttcaAATGACTCGTACATTGGCAACCTTGATTTATGTGGTCCTCCTTTATCAATGCAATGTAGAACGAGTGATCCATCGCATGTTCCACAACCATTTGagcccgaagaagaagaagaggcgtCATTGTAAGTGGATTTACATGGGAATCAGTCGTCATAGGCTACAGTTGTGGACTTGTTGTTGGAACTGTCATATGGAGCCTCATGTTTAAAGCTGGTAAGCCTAAATGGTTTGTGGAGTTTTTTGAAGGCATCATTCCCAACAAGAAGAGAAGGCCAAAGAAGAGGAATCAGAGACGACGAACTTAATGGAAGATTGAAAGAACCAACTTGTCCTTGTATAATAAGTAACGTTGGAAAAATCCCATTAATATTAGTAGTATGCTTTAGTCTGTGTTCTAAAATTTGTTGTCTAAGTGAACTTCTCTGTTtatgtttttctctttttaattttttgtttattGTTTGTATATGTTTGATAGTAACTTACTTGTATGTGTTATTTCAGCATTGATGTTTGTTCAAGTTAAGTTACTCTGATTCAGTGTTAAAAGGTAAAAACTGAAGTATAGGCAGAGAGAAAAAAGCACTAATAAATATCAAATATGTAATAATATCATGTTACTTCTCCTTTGTTTCTTGTCTGCAATATATTTATTGGTTCTGAATTGTTTTTGACAGGAAGATCAAGCAGTAGCTGCAATAGTTTTGTAGCAGAACTTCTTACTAGAATTCTGTAGCTGCAATTGTGATCAAGTTTATACAGCAAAACCAATCTAACAAAGCGAAGACAACGGCAATTGCCACAACAGGAACTCCATCTGTTCCATTTTAGTAATATTGTGCGAACAGAGTCTTACATTGGGAGCAGcagcggagccagaattttcatcaagagggtcaaaatataaagaaataaactcaccaagaagtcaaggggtgtcaatacatagtatatatacatattttataaaatattacctAACTACATAATGTAATTTTCCGACAATGGGGTTTCGGTTGACACCCCTCAAAatgcatgtggctccgccactgattGGGTGCCTACATATAACGTGTAGGGAACTCTTAATGGTGTGAGGTCTTTTGAGAAAAATCGTGCGGGCTTggcccaaagcggacaatatcacaccaTGTTAAGAGTATCTTTGGACTGGTTTAGCCTAACAATTGATATTAGAGCCCAGGTTCAGTGAGACGAGTATGGCGATGGAAGAATGATGGTGCGATGCTCGGTTTGGAGACGCGCACACAAAAAGAAGCTACTTGCGGGCTTCGATTGTCATAAATATTCTAACAATGTGAGTGACATACCAATGAATCACGGAAATTGACTCGTGGATCGTGGCAGTGGGTCATATGAAACTTCGTGTGAGACATTTTAGGGAAAACCGTGCGGGCTTGACTATTAAGAGTATCTTTAGACTGGTTTAGCCCAACAAGTAAATATATCTTCTTGCATTAGCATTTAGGGAAAATCCTATTGCAGAAGTATGTAGTTGCGGTTCACAAAGCACTTCGCGTTCACGCATGATCCGGGGAAGGGTCGCACCCCAGATGAAAAACAAATGTCAAATTAGAAATTAATAACATTATGTCAAAATCGTGAGACCTCACATCACATGGGAAAAGACTTCTTAATCTTGACAAGCAACAATGTTCTACACTCAGGATAAAGACGAGAAGAATACACATATCCAACTGAAGAATTTGGAAGTGCAGATGAGTAGTAGAGTGATAGTATTATTGCTCAGTTTTAATATACTTAGTTTCTCGGGCACgtgtatttttaaatattatttttttcaagtATAATGTCCAATACAATAATTATTTATACGCATATAAAAGGTCTTTTAATCTTTAATATTTTGAGATCATCATATCATACAATGAACATCTATCCTACTAATATTTATAAAAATCAGATTTCAAAAATCGCAAAGGACATACTAATTAAATAATATAAAGTAAGCAGAACCTGATTTTGCAAGAAATCCTTGAAAAAAATGGAAGATAAAAACAGAAATCTAAAGTCGTCGACCACTAATTCCAAATTTTGGAGTATGGTTCTCTATTTTTTGCATGTACTTCCAAGTGCAAATTTTCATTTCTTTGCAAACCTTCTCAATAGTCCTACTGATTGGTTTGTGTCACAATGTAAAATATATTGTGGAAAGGAGGATCCATGTGATACTTCATTAAGTTGAGAGAAAatatatttgatattttttgtgGGCTCTTAAAAGCAAATTCACGTTGCATTCTAGTTTAATTATATTGTCACGCTAGCAGATTGCTCCAATAAAATTGTAATTGGTAAAACTTTGGATTCAAATTGTATTAGGCACCTTTTAAAACCAGTCAATCATCTAAATTTTGTCTGTCAATGCCTATTCACAACCACCTTCTCGTAGTGTCACCGTTTGCAAATGAAATTAGGGGTTGCTAATTGGAAGCAAAAGCTAAAGTTGTGACTATTCATTTCAAGAGTTACGTATAGTTACATTGCATAAGaatatttttaaccaaaaaaaCAAAACACTTAGATTTTATAGAAGGACAGTTTGGTAATTTAACTTTTAGGTTATGGGGTTCTCCCTTTTAGTATAACAAGGCAAAATAGTCATTTAGTTTTGACCACGTGCATTGCACGTATATTTTATGTCAATCAGTATAACAATTTGAATATTACAACAATATTAACATATGTGAGATTAGAGGTGTACATGGATcaggttggttcgatttttatcaaaatcaaaccaaaccaactatatcgatttggattggttcgattttatcatatttttcgagtttttttgttacatgaatattatttcaatcttactttggtaaatttttgataagtaaatatatatgtttagtgaaaattgaaaaaaatgacaaacatatgatctattgaCATATTcctatgggagaattttcttattAACATATGATAATTAATTTTTTAGTTgtacaataatttttcgttgatgtataCTTTCAAGGTTAATTGAATTTAataattgaacataaaaatcaatatgatacatatgatatgttctatttaattttaaattgtcGAAATACCACTTCACGTTCGacaaagatataagaatttaatagatcttgacatatgaatatggaagaataaagagattgacgcatttcactaacacttgataagaaagtgatcatacaacccattatttaaagttaataaaaatagagaacttcatatttaactaaatattacatTCCATAAGAGAATtacaaatatttctagatattcttttaaagaaaattctatgtaaagtcttaaaagtatatataaaaattatatatttatatgccggtttagtttgaattttttttactcaataccaaaccatatcaaaccaaacctaatcgGGCTTTTTAATtagtttggtttgacttttcggtttgatgcggttttccggttcggtttgtacaccctTATGTGagatataaataatatttaaagtGTAAAATGCAagatcaaaatataaaaagatgATTTGTTGTACGTCTAAATATatctagtattttatattttatatctcCAGTTTGTCACTTCATAATACTACAATTTTTAGATATCTTCAAATCAAACATATAGAAGAGATATTGTGAGAAAGAATAATTTTAGGATTCTAGTTTTGACTACAAATGAATAGTGCAGACAAATTAGGTTGAAAAGTTCATTACATACccatatttttctattttttaagtCAAGCTACTCTCATTCCATATTTGTCGAGCAAAGGGATTCCAATTCGAATAAGAAAGGTCGAACTGCAATCTTTTGAATCCAAGACCTTTTACATTTTGCATATTAATATCGAAAGGATTATTTTGTTTTAGTTTAATAGGATATACTAATTCATCAGTACTACAAGAATATATTTAGTACAAAATCTATATCAAACAATATTTTGGAGTACtaaaataatcaataatataCAGGAAAGATTTCTTTACCAATCCAAACACGGAAACAAAGGTACTACTTTTTCTTGATCTGTATATGCTTCCTCTCCAATTATAGTAAAATCCAAAATAGAGATATTTAGTAGAAGGCTTTATTTGATTCAAGTTGTCACTCTGATTTTTAACGGATAATTTCGTAAATTAACTTTTAACTCAAAGTCTTcccacttttaatataatatatatatatatatatatatatatatatatatatatatatatatatatatatatatatatataactaaaaaAGAGAGGGAGAAAACTATTGGAACGGTGTGACAAGTCTTACCTCCTTATTTACGGTATTTTCTAAAGTGACAAGTATTTTGGATCAAATCTTTTCACTAAAATGACAGATAAAAAGGACGCGAAAGAGTAATACAAGCAACATGTCAAGTAATTAATTTCTTGTCGATATAATTTTAGTACTGCTTAATAAAATTAACAACGAGTTAAaagcaggggcggagctagagtgCCGAAAACGGGTTCAGCCGAATTCAGTAGTTTTGGTTTGAATcctgtatttgtcttaaaatttttattgaatatgtataaagTATTAATCTAGAACCCAGTAACTTCAAACAATTAGAATCCCGAACCCATAAGTTTGAAATCCTAGCTCTGCCTCTAGTTAAAAGGGTCTACAACATTTAATTACTAAGCAAAGCTCTCTCGGATGTCAATAAACTGTTTAGTTTTTCATAataaagtgtaacgacccgatttgtcgttttgagaatttacgttcagttcagtgacttaaggtctcgatcaatttcgtaatatgtatgtaacgacccgacttgtcctTTTAAAAAATTACgctccgttcagtgacttaaagtGTCGAGAAatttcacaatatgtattatgacccgcgtgtgtggtcgagtttggttttcgaaagattcagaatttaatttaaagaaaaattctcattttgaagcttaaatggaaagagttgaccggggagttgacttttgagcaaacgaccccggaatagaattttgatgatggcaatagattcgtatgatgatttcggacttaggcgtatattcgaattcagatttggaagtccgtaggacaattcgacgcattttggtgaaagtaaaaaaatagaagatttttgaaaaatcctaccgaagggtgaatttttgataacgaggtcgaattttaattccgaaaatttgaatagctccatttcgtcatttatgacttgtgtgcaaaatttgaagtcattccggattgatttgatatgtttcggcgcaaaatatagaagttggaagatttaaaaactcaaaatttgattcgacgcgcgattcgtaatttcggtattgtgtgatgtaatttgaaacctcgagtaggtccgtattgtgttacGAGACTTATTAGtaaattcggacgaggtcccgggtagctcggatgagtttcggacgaggtttggatcgaatttggacttgttgAAAATGCTGGGATTTTTGCTGTTTCTGGGTAGACctgttggaatcgcacctgcgaaaattcgggcgcaggtgcgaccatcgcagaagcgagatgaagctcgcagaagcgaaattggcTGGGCTGGACTGAGGCCGCAGGTGAGAagcatttcccgcacctgcgtgagcgcagaagtGGAAGCTCTTCCACAGGTGCGAGCTTGTGGCTGGGCAGTAATCATCGCAGATGCGCATCTTGGCTCGCAAAAGcaaggccgcagatgcgaaaaattagtccgcaggtgcgaaactgggcagaatgttaaggaccaaaaatggtcatttcgccatttttcgattgagattttggagctcggtttttgggcgatgttggaggagttcttcaagactttgacttgggtaagtattctatatcctaaagtgattatatttcatgaatctatgattatattcatcatttaattcggatttaaatggaagaaattaagatttttacaaaattcttccaaaaacataaatttaagatttggaggtcgagttgttattggaattcgataaaattggtatggttgaattcgtatcggaatgagtgttcgaatttaATGAAAAGTATGTTGGGTTTCGAAGGGCGGgccctgcgttgacttttgttgatttttggaataaaattttaagtcgacgtattattcaccggaattattttcgatgaattttaatgaagttgtacaattaatttggatagatttgagctatccggaggtcaattcaagcaagaaggctattttggaatatcggcctaacttcaaaaaaggtaagtgtcttgcttaacctcgagtgggggtatttccccttaggcattgagtcttatgtgccatttgtgaaatgtgaaaagccgtgtacgcgaggtagcgagtacgtactcgggcttatacgtgcaaaattcattgaattaaagttttaggcattattgtgtagtaaattcagaaattatggaaaaattattaaatcatctgtttgccatgcctaaatacttattgttgaatttatttttatatgacaattgatgtgattgttatttgattatttatgtaatttcatgaatttgctggtttgataattgttggaatttaatttcattttggatttttccatctgcaaataattaattaaatgagcttaagaagaggtgtttatataattattgaaaattagatttttatgaaGAATTTGCTTTAtgttaagtaatttctatctctattaattatttttgggtgttgtacgtattgtgtggagcttttagctatttgttgtgaaattaattgacttagtcgtagctttagaatttggttatggccattgggcaaattgtgatatgaattgatttttgttatgttgctgtgataattttccgtgtaaattattgtgttgtgtgagttgttattttgggaagataagggtggcatttcaccgttgatattatgtggttataagggtggcatttcactgttgttgtgtttgttggaatattgtctgggcggagcgatagcggtggcaataggagagataaggatggctattgatattgtctgggcggagcgataagggtggcaataagagcgataaaggtggctattgatattgtctgggcggagcgataagggtggctataggagtgataagtgtggaaatatgagcgataagggtggctattgtcagggacgatatgtgatgatgtggggttgtgatgTTGATGATTTTATGTGATGTTTTAttcttttttgtgtttatttttatgccttgtgcaattggtcttgttgataataaattgataacaatctgttttatgttgaaattgagagcctttGGCTCTTGTCAGgtagattataaaataaaatgtgggcacgaggtgtcatgagtaaataatgagaacatttggcacgtgaattgtccatgctgttgtgatatgaaatgagggcacgaggtaccgggaaaatatgatgatttaattatgggaacgaggtgccgtgcaaatatgaaaatgggttgagacccgtatttgttttatgattatgaaatgagatgtcacatggtgactttttatttgaaagaattatattcaaaatatttattttggaaggatttttacttagaaagtattataggaAAGAATTTTACtgggaagatatttatttgaggaaattatatttgaaaagatttattgaaagaatatatttgaaaaataattatttgagaaaattatatgtgaaagagaattatttggaagaattatatgtgaaagatatttatttaaaggacttgatttaattgggtgtaattgtacttattaattgttgagcgatattaatggtattcttgttgtatgCTGTGCATATTAGTGGTTGTGTTATGTTGtctttattgttatttgtttcatattattttgtatattatattgcacaagttattaggctagtgagtgtcttgactgtacttcGTCTCTAtaccattgaggttagtcttgatacttactaggtaccgaccgtggcatactcatactacacttctgcatatttttgtgcagagccaggtattgaagataacggacttgagcagagttaaagtgggatcgtaaggattcaaggtagagatgcttggtcgtcacagtcccttggagtcttttcatttcattgtactgttaacttgtaatcaaacaatattatatattcggtcctcgtgatcattctatgtattcagttagagtttgtgactcagtactaccagtcttgggaggttgtgtattgtaattatttacgttgttagttttttttataaaaaaaatggcttcaaaatgtaatagaaatcggcttacctagtcttagagactaggtgccatcacgacgcctgtggtgggattttgggtcgtgacaagttggtatcagagctctaggttcataagttctacgagtcacgaacgagtctagtagagtcttgtggatcggtacggaggcgtctgttcttatctttgagaggctacagaactgttaggaaatttccatttctttcattcttgtcatgcggaaattgttgaatttggaatttgaacctttgtatctccattctctcacagatggtgaggacacgtgctactgggttagctgagtaggcatccacacatactgctagggctgaaagaggctggggccgaggtagaggtcgaggaagggcacgtgctgagACTAGAGCACTTGTCAGAACAACAATtaaggagccactagtagctccagttggggacaggtaccagaagcacctgttactacccccggacttcaggagaccttagcacagttcctgagtatgtttggtacattgactcaggcgggattgatctctgttgcaccaaatatttagcagattgggggagtaactcagactcataccacaactccagagcagcaggttcacattggtcaagttccgggtgtagtaccggtacaacctgttattccggttcggcctgaggtcagtcCCGAGGCataagaaaaagaacaaaagagacttaaaaggtttaagaaatatgatccaccaactttcagtgacacagctatagaggatgcccaaggatttctggaaaattgtcactgtattctccgcaccatgggtattgtggaagttagcggagtttcctttactacatttcaactgtcaggcacagcgtattggtggtggcaaatctatgaagaaggtagaccagccgatacCACACCACCAACTTAgactcaattttcgaaaatgttcttgaaagagtttgttccccatactctccgagatgcgtggcacacggagtttgaacggttgcgttagggcactatgacagtgtcaaaatatgctatcaggttcagtgagttagtccgacatgcacctatcttagttcctacaatcagagaacgagtccgcagattcattgaggggctcgattatgatattaaaatatatatggctcgagaattgcaaactgatactccatttcaacaagtagtggagattggaaaaagattgagggtgttttaggcgaggaaagagagtctaaggaggccaaaaggtctcgaagatctggaggattcagtggattttactcttcagctaggaccctttatagcggaggctcgagcagccgGTCAGCTCAATCTGCACATCAGATTATTCGGGATGCTCCAATTTTctatgcaccaccgacacgagattcttacagtggttattccagttatccgacacagactcagtactagcagccgcgacctcagaagggttgttatcagtgtggtgatactaggcatatcatgagagattgtcccagacttgggaagggtggatttcatcagaacactccagctacaagctttattctagttgatactccacgtgcacagtcagctagaggtggaggacgggcgggtagtgggcgcctaagaggtggaggcccgacctgttaatataatcactatgatttggctggggCCAATACACCATATGGTATCGTTACAGGAACGatcttgatttttattataaaaggatattttccttaatttgattcggttctgaatattgaggtgagtcctcctattgtgctctacTTATGGGTGAActtcgtaaatttgtgatccacttatatgttatccctGTTAGGAAGGTGTGAgtccgtgtctgtcattttatttttggtacatcattgagggctataagcccaaaagtaatttttattattcattacagtgggtttaatgtgtttcggaataattgattccaatttttatgaattatatgccttaccggtaggagggttcattatatgttgtaaaaattgtttatgaaatttattgaaaagaagaaagaaaggaaattgaaaatttcagttggcataaTGTGCAatatacttgtgattcggagttgaggctGAGATCCTCGAatttttttacatgatgtgaaatatttaaatcgggctgTAAACCGCGATGAAAGTTATGTAAgaacgaggtccttgtggtgaaatatttatgagtttaaaaatttttcctttctaaaatttaattgtacaatagtattaatagggagtcatgcctgttaggcttatttgataattcttgtattttttttttctgtgcatattcagccattttggtgctgtaaacattgagttttaacctatgagatgagtgcccaggtggcattaaatgtgactcattaatccgagtaaacAATCATGAGGtctcatgcctcacattctgttgtcagtgttgtggaaaTTCAAAATGAGATGGTGGTTAATATGTGATTAATTGATGatactggaattaattatgaacaacttttaagaccagagatgtggtgatgagcatatatatgatgtgcttcatgtcctgatatcattatgataatgcaatgcttgtagtgctgagattggtgttattgatatataccttgtggtattgtattgggttgtggatgtattgttaggagttgttttggtgttactctggcaggtggataggcccaattacaggggagactctgccgaaatttctgaaaaatttggaagttagaaaaatttgaaggattgagattttcaaaggaagagataagttatgttatgtgtttgagggcgaatgatcctaagcgggggagaatgtaacaccccagaaaatttttgaagtacttcaacactatcaagatagttgatgtgtgcataggcacgagttgctatagcctgttgagactaataccgtgcgtcgaagtaaaaatcaagtattttggaaatgattggagggTTAGAGATTTTgctctaaagcttataagaatggagaaaagaaataatctcaattgagatgttgttgtcggacccgtgttaagttgcgggaatgtagaatcacccacaagtatgtgtgcaagaatatactcagtaatttaaagtcctcggaataattcttagaacgttcgaggacgaacgtttgtttaagaggtggggaatgtaacgacccgacttgtcattttaagaaattacgtcccgttcagtgacttaaagtcTCTAGAAGCtttacaatatgtattatgacccgcgtgtgtggtcgagtttgattttcgaaagattcagaatttaatttaaagaaaaattctcattttgaagcttaaatggaatgagttgaccggggagttgacctttgAGCAAactaccccggaatagaattttgatgatggcaatagattcgtatgatgatttcggacttaggcgtattttcggattcggatttggaagtccgtaggacaattcgacgcattttggcaaaagttgaaaaatagaagatttttgaaaaatcctaccgaagggtgaatttttgataacgaggttggattttgatttcggaaatTTTAATAGCTCCAtttcgtcatttatgacttgtgtgcaaaatttgaagtcattccggattgattggatacgtttcggcgcaaaatatagaagttggaagatttgaaaactcaaaatatgattcGACGCGTGATTCATAATTTTGGTGTTGTGTGATGTAATTTGAAACCTTGAGTtggtccgta
It includes:
- the LOC104101489 gene encoding receptor-like protein 9DC3, with protein sequence MSWNESTDCCTWDGVTCDMLTGHVSGLDLSCSKLNGTIHQNSSLFQLHHLQTLNLAFNFFNVSVIPSDIGRLTYLRQLNLSGSSFSSKIPTEISYLSNLVSLDLSFSWCELDQKTFETLLQNLTNLEVVSLSTVIISSPIGINMSSSLRYVDLEATNLLGVFTESFYLLLAYMDLSHNLLNDTIPSWVFNIPSYEYLMLDHNRFSRLDVADKLKTNPAIKVLDLSHNQLSGPVLRSLENLIFHIIRYHGRVAKSLSQVLRVLLLSSCELKDFPYLLRNLKKLQILDLSNNKIHGPIPNWFSRMRWDSLQYLNVSLNSLTGHLEQLHQYNLRILDFKFNFLQGPVPSSICNLSSLELLDLSRNNFSESIPICFGSMAELLVLDLRKNNFSGSLPPLCTQSTSLTTIVLNGNQFEGHVPLSLLNCHRLEVLDVGNNAINDTFPAWLGTLQMLQVLIFKSNRFHGPLSPCQTKFCFPMLRIFDLSLNEFSGSLHAKVFDNFKSMTKLDGSDKGEIKYMELHNVGIYDIMYKDSVRLVIKGQDIELERITTIMTAIDLSSNHFEGVIPKTLKDLGSLWLLNLSHNNFKGDIPTKLGQLNMLEMLDLSWNRLAGNIPRELTRLNFLAVLNLSQNRLVGLIPQGLQFDTFSNDSYIGNLDLCGPPLSMQCRTSDPSHVPQPFEPEEEEEASL